A genome region from Geobacter pickeringii includes the following:
- a CDS encoding type IV pilus twitching motility protein PilT, which produces MELNDILAIAVKAKASDIHIKTGLPPVVRIDGRLRPIPNAPRLAPDQVRAMALAIMNDRQKRIFEENFECDTAYGVPGLGRFRVSVYSQRGTVAMVFRFIPFGIPSIENLTLPPAIKKLAMEERGLILVTGTTGSGKSTTLAAMIDYINEHRTCNIITVEDPVEFLHRDKKSILSQREVGFDTLSFATALKGALRQDPDVILVGEMRDMETIETAMHAAETGHLVMSTLHTLDATETINRIISVFPPFHQRQIRIQLAGVIKGVISQRLVPRADGKGRVPAVEIMIGTARVREYIDDKDKTKLLPEAIAQGVTSYGMQTFDQSLMQLYTQKLITYDEALRQSSNPDDFALKVSGISSTSDSTWDQFVHDEEPPAAEEGPGIEKY; this is translated from the coding sequence ATGGAGCTCAATGATATCCTTGCTATAGCGGTCAAGGCGAAAGCGTCCGATATCCATATCAAGACGGGGCTTCCGCCGGTGGTCCGGATCGACGGCCGGCTGCGGCCGATCCCCAACGCCCCGCGCCTTGCGCCGGACCAGGTCCGTGCCATGGCGCTTGCCATCATGAACGACCGCCAGAAGCGGATCTTCGAAGAGAACTTCGAGTGCGACACCGCCTACGGCGTGCCGGGGCTCGGCCGTTTCCGGGTGAGCGTCTACTCCCAGCGCGGCACCGTCGCCATGGTCTTTCGCTTCATCCCCTTCGGGATCCCCTCCATCGAGAACCTGACCCTCCCACCGGCCATCAAGAAGCTCGCCATGGAGGAGCGGGGGCTCATCCTCGTCACCGGCACCACGGGAAGCGGCAAGTCCACCACCCTGGCCGCCATGATCGACTACATCAACGAGCACCGCACCTGCAACATCATCACCGTCGAGGACCCGGTGGAGTTTCTCCACCGCGACAAGAAAAGCATCCTCTCCCAGCGGGAGGTGGGGTTCGACACACTCTCCTTCGCCACGGCGCTCAAGGGGGCCCTCCGCCAGGACCCCGACGTCATCCTGGTCGGCGAGATGCGGGACATGGAGACCATTGAGACCGCCATGCACGCCGCCGAGACCGGGCATCTCGTCATGTCGACGCTGCATACCCTGGACGCCACCGAGACCATCAACCGGATCATCTCCGTCTTCCCGCCGTTCCACCAGCGGCAGATCCGGATCCAGCTGGCCGGCGTCATCAAGGGGGTCATCTCCCAGCGGCTTGTGCCGCGGGCCGACGGCAAGGGGCGGGTCCCCGCCGTCGAGATCATGATCGGCACGGCCCGGGTCCGGGAGTACATTGACGACAAGGACAAGACGAAGCTCCTCCCCGAGGCCATCGCCCAGGGGGTCACCTCCTACGGAATGCAGACCTTCGACCAGTCGCTCATGCAGCTCTACACTCAGAAGCTCATCACCTACGACGAGGCGTTGCGCCAGTCCTCCAACCCGGACGATTTCGCTCTGAAGGTCTCGGGGATCTCCTCCACCTCCGACAGCACCTGGGACCAGTTCGTCCACGACGAGGAACCCCCCGCCGCGGAAGAGGGGCCCGGCATCGAAAAATATTAG
- a CDS encoding regulatory protein RecX, translating to MSHAVDLLSRRDHAEAELARKLRRTVDDEEEIARIVARLRELGYLDDRRLAVRIVEAALAGGRMAGARLRLELQRRGIPRAIADEVLHAAAGDYDERGAVTALLSRKFPRFAAEGGDPREKRRIVGWLQRRGFSLSAILEALREPAED from the coding sequence TTGTCCCATGCCGTTGACCTCCTCTCCCGCCGTGACCACGCCGAGGCGGAGCTCGCCCGCAAGCTGCGGCGCACGGTGGACGACGAAGAGGAGATCGCCCGGATCGTCGCCCGCCTCCGGGAGCTCGGCTATCTCGACGACCGCCGCCTCGCCGTCCGGATCGTCGAGGCGGCGCTTGCCGGCGGCCGGATGGCCGGAGCCCGGCTCCGCCTGGAGCTGCAGCGGCGGGGGATTCCCCGCGCCATCGCCGACGAGGTTCTCCACGCGGCGGCCGGCGATTACGACGAGCGGGGTGCCGTGACCGCTCTCCTTTCCCGGAAGTTCCCCCGCTTTGCGGCCGAGGGGGGCGACCCGCGGGAGAAGCGGCGGATCGTCGGCTGGCTGCAGCGCCGGGGCTTTTCCCTCTCCGCCATCCTGGAGGCCCTGCGGGAGCCCGCAGAAGATTGA
- the alaS gene encoding alanine--tRNA ligase, producing the protein MTGKEIRARFLKFFADRGHAVVPSSPLIPKNDPTLLFANAGMNQFKDTFLGLEKRDYVRACSSQKCVRAGGKHNDLENVGRTARHHTFFEMLGNFSFGDYFKKEAIAFAWEFLTKELGLDKERLYVTVYTDDDEAADIWHRQEGVPRERIYRFGEKDNFWSMGDTGPCGPCSEIFWDNGPEVGCGSPDCAVGCDCDRYMEIWNNVFMQFNRSADGTLTPLPKPSVDTGMGLERISTVMQGVKSNYDTDFLQGIIRHVERLAGKRYRDSDKDDVSMRVIADHARATTFLICDGVLPSNEGRGYVLRRIMRRAARHAKMLGFAEPVLYRTVDAVNAIMADAYPELLEREEYIKKVIRAEEERFAETLDNGLRILNDEVGSLRKEGKNVIPGEILFRLYDTYGFPTDLTADIVESEGFTIDEAGFEACMERQREQAREHWKGSGEEGIAAVHKELYHRGLRSAFVGYDEKSSYGTITALLRGGAEVSGAKTGDEIEIITDKTPFYGESGGQAGDTGTISTGSAHVRVTETLRPYPDLIIHRGTVVEGALTAGEACDLKVAGAERDATARNHTATHLLQTALRQVLGDHVKQAGSLVAPERLRFDFTHFTALTPEEIRRAEEIVNAFIMGNDEVRAREMAVDEAMESGATALFGEKYGDRVRVVKVGEVSAELCGGTHVRAAGDIGFFKVLSEAGIAAGVRRIEALTGAAALRHVQELEEERRQVAALIKAEGGDNLGRLQKLLARQKEMQRELETLQGKLNAARSADLLADIREVGGVKVLAVQVEIDDPKKLRELADTLKDRVGSGVVALGCEKEGKANLLVAVTKDLTGRLRAGDLIRQLAPVIGGSGGGKPELAQAGGSDPARLAEALEQVYCLVGQA; encoded by the coding sequence ATGACCGGAAAAGAGATACGCGCCAGATTCCTGAAGTTTTTCGCCGACCGCGGCCATGCCGTCGTCCCGAGCTCCCCCCTCATCCCGAAGAACGACCCGACCCTCCTCTTTGCCAACGCCGGCATGAACCAGTTCAAGGACACCTTCCTCGGCCTGGAGAAGCGGGATTACGTCCGGGCCTGCTCGTCCCAGAAGTGCGTCAGGGCCGGCGGCAAGCACAACGACCTGGAGAACGTGGGGCGCACCGCCCGCCACCACACCTTCTTCGAGATGCTCGGCAACTTCTCCTTCGGCGACTACTTCAAGAAGGAAGCCATCGCCTTTGCCTGGGAATTCCTGACCAAGGAGCTGGGGCTCGACAAGGAGCGCCTCTACGTGACGGTCTACACCGACGATGACGAGGCGGCCGACATCTGGCACCGGCAGGAGGGGGTTCCCCGGGAGCGGATCTACCGCTTCGGCGAGAAGGACAACTTCTGGTCCATGGGTGACACCGGCCCCTGCGGCCCCTGCAGCGAAATCTTCTGGGACAACGGCCCCGAGGTCGGGTGCGGCAGCCCCGACTGCGCCGTGGGGTGCGACTGCGACCGCTACATGGAGATCTGGAACAACGTCTTCATGCAGTTCAACCGCTCCGCCGACGGTACCCTCACCCCCCTCCCCAAGCCTTCCGTCGACACCGGCATGGGGCTGGAGCGGATCTCCACCGTCATGCAGGGGGTGAAGTCCAACTACGACACCGACTTCCTCCAGGGGATCATCCGGCACGTGGAGCGGCTGGCGGGGAAACGCTACCGCGACAGCGACAAGGACGACGTCTCCATGCGGGTCATCGCCGACCACGCCCGGGCCACCACCTTCCTGATCTGCGACGGGGTCCTCCCCTCCAACGAGGGGCGCGGCTACGTCCTGCGCCGGATCATGCGCCGGGCCGCCCGCCACGCCAAGATGCTCGGTTTTGCCGAGCCGGTCCTCTACCGGACCGTGGACGCGGTGAACGCCATCATGGCCGATGCCTACCCCGAGCTCCTGGAGCGGGAGGAGTACATCAAAAAGGTGATCCGGGCCGAGGAGGAGCGCTTCGCCGAGACCCTCGACAATGGCCTGCGGATCCTCAACGACGAGGTGGGCTCCCTCCGGAAGGAAGGGAAAAACGTCATTCCGGGCGAGATCCTCTTCCGCCTCTACGACACCTACGGCTTTCCCACCGACCTCACCGCCGACATCGTGGAGAGCGAAGGGTTCACCATCGACGAGGCAGGGTTCGAGGCGTGCATGGAGCGCCAGCGGGAGCAGGCCCGCGAGCACTGGAAGGGGTCCGGTGAGGAGGGGATCGCCGCGGTCCACAAGGAGCTCTATCACCGCGGTCTCCGGAGCGCCTTCGTCGGCTACGACGAGAAGAGCAGCTACGGGACCATCACCGCCCTGCTCCGCGGCGGCGCCGAGGTCTCCGGGGCGAAGACGGGGGATGAGATCGAGATCATTACCGACAAGACCCCTTTCTACGGCGAGTCCGGCGGCCAGGCGGGGGATACCGGCACCATCTCCACCGGCAGTGCCCATGTGCGGGTGACCGAGACCCTCCGTCCCTATCCCGATCTGATCATCCACCGGGGGACGGTGGTGGAGGGGGCCCTGACGGCCGGCGAGGCGTGCGATCTGAAGGTGGCGGGTGCCGAGCGCGACGCCACGGCCCGCAACCACACCGCCACCCACCTCCTGCAGACGGCGCTCCGCCAGGTCCTCGGCGACCACGTGAAGCAGGCGGGCTCCCTGGTGGCGCCGGAGCGGCTCCGGTTCGACTTCACCCACTTCACCGCCCTGACCCCGGAGGAGATCCGCCGGGCGGAGGAGATCGTCAACGCCTTCATCATGGGGAACGACGAGGTCCGGGCCCGGGAGATGGCCGTCGACGAGGCGATGGAGAGCGGGGCCACGGCCCTCTTCGGCGAGAAGTACGGCGACCGGGTCCGGGTGGTGAAGGTCGGCGAGGTGAGCGCCGAGCTCTGCGGCGGGACCCACGTCCGGGCCGCCGGCGACATCGGCTTTTTCAAGGTCCTCTCCGAGGCGGGGATTGCCGCCGGGGTGCGCCGGATCGAGGCGCTGACCGGCGCGGCCGCCCTTCGCCACGTGCAGGAGTTGGAGGAGGAGCGGCGCCAGGTGGCGGCCCTCATCAAGGCCGAAGGGGGGGACAACCTCGGCCGGCTCCAGAAGCTTCTCGCCCGCCAGAAGGAGATGCAGCGTGAGCTTGAGACGCTCCAGGGGAAACTCAACGCCGCCCGGTCGGCGGACCTCCTCGCCGACATCCGGGAAGTGGGGGGGGTGAAGGTCCTGGCAGTGCAGGTGGAGATCGACGACCCGAAGAAACTGCGGGAGCTGGCCGACACCCTCAAGGACCGCGTCGGCTCCGGCGTGGTGGCCCTGGGGTGTGAGAAGGAGGGGAAGGCGAACCTCCTCGTGGCGGTGACGAAGGACCTGACGGGACGCCTCCGGGCGGGGGACCTCATTCGCCAGCTGGCGCCGGTCATCGGCGGGAGCGGTGGCGGGAAGCCCGAGCTGGCCCAGGCCGGCGGCAGCGATCCCGCCCGGCTGGCCGAGGCCCTGGAGCAGGTGTACTGCCTGGTGGGGCAGGCATAA
- a CDS encoding ATP-binding response regulator — protein sequence MDVVTRYQAERSTKSILVVDDEAVIRDLCAKALKGYQVLQAGDGEEALRLFEKGGIDVILTDVMMPKLNGIELLRRLKELEPTLVVIVMTGYAEKEIILNALKADADDFITKPLNLLQLKTAVDKALDKKALKEEIANLRSMDRLKSNFLSLISHKFRTPLTTISLFLQNLAGGIYDPHDPESRRNLELICGQSRYLESLVTELLAFSRFMDADEGVLREPCALNDLVRGIVCSSPEAAAKPGVKTVFDLDPLPPLSLDREKIAFAIGQVIDNAYKFSRETGTVTLSLKQEGDDCRLTVTDTGMGIPREELPKIFEKFYQVDPDGAGQIRGFGLGLFYAREFVKLHDGTITVESEPGVGTALSLLIPHGAPAAD from the coding sequence ATGGATGTCGTGACGAGATACCAGGCGGAACGGAGCACGAAGTCGATCCTCGTCGTGGATGACGAAGCGGTCATCCGCGACCTCTGCGCCAAGGCCCTCAAGGGGTACCAGGTACTGCAGGCGGGCGACGGCGAGGAGGCCCTGCGCCTCTTTGAAAAGGGGGGGATCGATGTGATCCTCACCGATGTCATGATGCCGAAGCTGAACGGCATCGAACTGCTGCGCCGGCTCAAGGAGCTGGAGCCGACCCTGGTGGTGATCGTCATGACCGGCTATGCCGAGAAGGAGATCATCCTCAACGCCCTCAAGGCCGACGCCGACGATTTCATCACCAAGCCCCTGAACCTTCTCCAGCTCAAGACGGCGGTGGACAAGGCCCTGGACAAGAAGGCCCTCAAGGAGGAGATCGCCAACCTCAGGAGCATGGACCGGCTCAAGAGCAACTTCCTCTCCCTCATCTCCCACAAGTTCCGCACCCCCCTCACCACCATCTCCCTCTTCCTCCAGAACCTGGCGGGGGGGATCTACGACCCCCACGACCCCGAGTCGCGCCGGAACCTGGAGCTGATCTGCGGCCAGTCCCGCTACCTGGAGTCGCTGGTGACGGAGCTCCTCGCCTTCAGCCGCTTCATGGATGCCGACGAAGGGGTCCTCCGGGAGCCGTGCGCCCTGAACGATCTGGTCCGCGGCATCGTCTGCTCCTCCCCGGAGGCGGCCGCCAAGCCGGGGGTCAAGACCGTCTTCGACCTGGATCCCCTTCCCCCCCTCTCCCTCGACCGGGAGAAGATCGCCTTCGCCATCGGCCAGGTGATCGACAATGCGTACAAGTTTTCCCGCGAAACCGGCACCGTGACCCTTTCCCTCAAGCAGGAGGGGGATGACTGCCGGCTCACCGTCACGGACACCGGCATGGGGATTCCCCGGGAGGAGCTGCCGAAGATCTTCGAGAAGTTCTACCAGGTGGACCCCGACGGGGCCGGCCAGATCCGGGGCTTCGGCCTCGGGCTCTTCTATGCCCGCGAGTTCGTCAAGCTCCACGACGGCACGATAACCGTGGAGAGCGAGCCGGGGGTCGGGACCGCTCTTTCCCTCCTCATTCCCCACGGGGCACCCGCGGCCGACTGA